A segment of the Bactrocera neohumeralis isolate Rockhampton chromosome 3, APGP_CSIRO_Bneo_wtdbg2-racon-allhic-juicebox.fasta_v2, whole genome shotgun sequence genome:
atcgaaaaaccATCTTCAGCGATGTTGCTCATTTCCGGCTAAATGGCTtggtcaataagcaaaatatgtgttAATGGTCAGGCAGCGATCCAAACGTACTCCATAAGTCACCttgcattccgaaaaaaattatggtttggtgCGGTCATTGGGCCGCATTTCTTCCGTAATGATCAAgactgaatatttttggcccgaattggatgatatggattGGGAAAATATAGGGTTCCAACAGGACGatgccacaagccacacagagAAAGTCACAATCGATTCATTGAAAACCAGGTTTGGCGAACCTGTTATCTCATAAAATTGCCCAGTCAATTgaccgcctcggtcgtgcgatttgactaTTTCCTGAGAGGATgcgtctatgccaacaagccaccGACAATTGATGAagttcgtacgaatatcgaatgtgaaattgcagcagtatcggccgatttatacttgaaaaccgtcgaaaattgggttcagcatcTGAACTTCTGCAAGCATGCcagtggtggccatgcaaaaaaaaaaatcgagttccatacattgTAGCGATCTTTTTGATAAAATCCGTTGTTCTCAATTTATGTTTTCGCTACCCTTTTACTTAAACTCTGCTCTTCTCTCAAAACATTTACGGTACAATCAGAGCGCAACATCCATCGATTTCGACACAAGAGTGAATAGAAAGGAgtataacaaattattaaactggctctatttatttatatcacttGTTTTTTCGTTCCGTAACTCCAcatgttttgagaaaatcaaGACAGCTTTagttatttactatataatttttcattctcCTTTTCTAATATATGTTTTATTCATGTCTCTTATTTTAGCTCTTTGGCTTGGTGCCGTTCAATCGTACGGAACTTGACTCAAATATCATTGTGGACTATAGCATCGTACTTGTTATGCCAGTTTTCTACCTTTTCTGCTACTATTATGTCAACTTTCACGAACAAAGCCTCTTCAAAGTGGACGAATGTAACAGTATTTGCAACTTTAGCGGTAAACTGCTGATGCATTTGGGATGCTTTCTGTATTTAAGCATTTATTTTCTAACGCTACTTCGTCAGAAGAAGTTCTACATAGAGTTTGGCAAAAGACTATATGAAATCGATGAATTATCGGAGAAGTGTATCCAGTTGGTTGGTAATCGCAATAAATTGTTTGTGGCAAAAACGAAGCGCTTATTTTACTTGACCTGGATAATACTATTGGCAACATTCGCGTTCGCAATATTTTATGATGTGAGCCATATTTTCGAGTAAGTTTTAgtagttaattattatttttattaatgattattattgtattatatttcataagatatgtatatatttcgagCATAAGTTTCTGCAGTATATAGGAAAGGTTAATTGTGATACCTTTCAAGTCAGAAAAGAATTGTAAATTTGCTTGAGATAGCCGTTTACCTTTGAACGTCATGGTGTTAAAaactccctctggtggttgtgggagttttGAGATATAGAAGTTAAACAATGATGGGGAGAGGATACCACTCTGCGGAACcccttgtttaattcttcttagttttgagtttttacctCTAAATAGTGTGGATGATTGAGGATCGCACATGGTGTTCATGGTTCCCCACTTCAGTCCTGGGAGGAGCGTAGTTTTTTCGATGTCCTCCAGCAGCGTTATATGACTGACTGTGTCAAAGGCTACAAGGATCGTTCTctcgcagggtggtttctgaTTAAGGCCACGAGCTATCTGGGTATGTGCTGTGATAgtactgtgcacttttcggaagccCTGCTGGTGGTTTGCTATAATCAGGTGGTGGTCCTTAACTACGctgcaccaatatggtcgcctggatgcagtgaaacgcagacgaggaagctcaAGACTTGTCAGAATACTGCACTCTGGACTACGACAGGATGTCTATTGATGTCTCCTATCAAACACCTGCATAGTTAGGCACGTAtactcccagttaaggagcataatgaacttctctccaagcagtttctgctggggtGTTTTCACAGAAATAgcgttttgttattatttgaaggacgaaatcgccaAAAAATGCCGCCGCATTTGAACCAAACTAATGCACCGTGTcataagtcagtgaaaacgttgGCAAAAATCCATGGGTAAAAATTATCGGGCTCAGAACTGTTTCTGCATCCACCATAGTTTCCAGATCAGATCCAGGCCttcagcgactatttcctgttctcagatctcaaaggAATGTTCACTGGGAAGAAAGTTTCGTTGAAGAGGTGATCCCCGAAACTGAAAGGTACTTTGAAGCAAAAGACAAATTGCAAAAATGGTGGGAGGGTCGCTatatcacccttgaagggaactaaggttgaataaaaaaaaaacgaattttgccaaaaaaaatctgtttaacTATGGCAGGtaggggacttttcaattgacctgacAAGTAGTGAGCCTTCTGACAAATAAACTGCTTCTTTGATAGAAAAGgatgtttacaaaatttgagattGCTAGACGGACATGGACAAATAGTCTCAGCTTGTCCCGCTGAGCATTTAAAAGCTAAGTGGCAAACAAagtatatcctgttcagggtataaaaattgagTAAAGGTCATAAAAAAGTGATCATTGGAAAGAAACAGAAAAGCCATGgcttttttgtactttttttctCTGAACGAAACTAAAAGATGATCTTCGAAGAGTCAATTAACTGAGACAATTAAGATGTTAATTGACGCATTATGTTTGAAACTGCAGTTAAGTAGCCTTAGTTAATGTTTTTGAGCTAACGGTCTTTGGTAGGACTTAAGATTGTGTCCCCTCGTTAGGTATACCCGTCTTTGGAGATGTTAAGATATTGTGCTTGATTTTCAGACCCCCTCAATTTAGCTTAAACAATTAAATAGACAGCTGACAAGTCtttgacatttaatttttccactaagTAAATCTCTTCCTCCTCTCATTAAACTCACTCTACAGGGTTGCTTGAAGGCTTTTgcgtaaatattttgttaattaaacaCTGATTCTCCATTTGGTTGCATTTTCTCAATCGGAACATGTCGTAAATTACAAcattacattaaaaatttcatcaatcaccaaattgtatataaaactatttactatataataatttatttcacttttcattcCCAGCTACTATGGTCCATATTGTTTTCTAACAAATATGGTCTTCACATTTCCATATGTTGCCGGCAGCATAGTACAGGGCATGTTCGCATCCTATGTATCGGTGATTTCGGAACGTTTCTCCACACTAAATGTGCTCTTCGAAAAAATCAATCATGAAAGTGAAAAGAAGAATTCACCTATTGCCGTTATGGATATCGAAAGTGATACGAGAAAGGACAGTAGCAGAGGTCCAGCGATTATAAGTGAATTGTCGAAGAGAAAAACAGCTGGTTTGCAACAGAAAAACGCAAAATCAGATGATTTGAGCAACAATGATAGCGATTTCGCCGAGGAGGATGACTCGGCTGATGATGCGTATAGCTTTGGGGAATATGATGAGACGCGCTCAAGTGATGGGTGcgtatgaaaatgtatttttggagtGCATTTTTGTGGTTATATGTTAAAAGTGATTAAGTCGACTTAAATTTAGGAGCACAAATTGACTTATGCTGAGCAATTTATGCGGAGTTTGGGAttatattttgagaaaaaaaatactttgcaaGCATAAGCTTTCTGATCATTGTATAATATAGGTAGAAAATATGTTATAccgggtttgtccggaaagtaataagactgagtggagttaaaaaaaattattgaaccaatcgttacaattctttaaaaactgcCATCGCGATTTCCAAGTATTGAAGGTGTTACGGaaagcattctccggaataaccttgagagccgaggtgcatgctgtttggatccctctgtcgtctcaaaatgcttgcctttcatcggccttttcaggcaaggaaccAAAGAAAATTCCGGGGAgcccacatctgggctgtagggcgtcTGCGGAAGCTTTGGCATGCCGGTCATGGTCAGGcaactgttcacaagaaaggcggtttGAGCCGGGACATAGTCGTGGAGCAACTCCCAATCCCTTCTGACCAGCCGCTGGTTCGTTAGCTggagaaaatcagtcctattactttccggacaaaccctatatCTTTGTTAGTAGTCAAAACTCTTCTTCTTTATgaatggaggatggagccatgttcacgcatattattttacatatggctcaagcagctaaCGCCTTCCGGTCGTAGACCAAGTATCATCTGGGTAGCCAAAACCCATTCCTTAGAATCCGAGCTAAGCtgcgaaggcgaaacatccctccccaaGTTCTGCGCggggtttgggactcgccactTAAAAAAACACCCCGAACGGAAGCGATCATGAAAAGTCAAAGCTCTTACCTCAGCTTAACTCGACTTAAACCATTTGAACAGTTAACCTCAATTTTGTATGtgtactaatattttttatgaattttccaGCAAGACCTCCGAAACTAATTTGCCCAATCTTTTTAAATTGCACGACAAGATACTTTCACTGAGCGTTTTGGTGAATTCGGAGTTCGGCGCTCAGTGCGTGCCTTATATGGCGGCCTGCTTTGTCATCACCATATTCGGCATATTTCTGGAAACCAAGGTCATGTTTATTGTTGGTGGCAAAAACGAACTCATGGATTATGTGATCTATCTCTATGTCATATGGAGTTTCACCACCATGATGGTCGCTTACTTCGTTTTGCGTTTATGCTGCAACACGAATGCGCACTCCAAGCAATCGGCCATGATCGTACACGAGATTATGCAGAAGAAACCGGCCTTTATGCTGGGTAATGATATCTACTACAATAAAATGAAGGCGTTCACATTGCAATTTCTACATTGGGAGGGTTATTTCCAATTCAATGGCATTGGCCTGTTCGCGTTGGACTACACGTTCATCTTCTCGGTAAGTCAAACGTAGTTCGTGATTTcaagaaacattttatttgtatcAAATAATAATTGCAAACATTACAGACGGTGAGCGCGGCCACTTCCTACTTGATTGTGTTGTTGCAATTTGACATGACATCGATTTTGAAAATCGAGGGTCTTACACCGCGGGTATTGACACCAGTTGCAAACGTACAAGCAGATAATGCTTAAAGCtactgaataaaaaaatatttttttaaatatttttgaatattgctactaactttttttattaatattttccaagtaCTCAAAAATAAATGCTCATCTTTGTGTGTCTTTGAAGATCTTGAtgtaaacgaaaatatttttttcgttctcGATATTTGTGCATTAATAATAATTGAGCAAAAttgttgaatatacatacatatatgtatgtatgtataagtatatgtatgtttgtatacttTTTATAGACATGCATAGCCTCAACCCTTACATAATCGTTTCAGCTTCGGGAGCTTTACAACAACtttattgcatatacatacatcctcTCATACATACTGACAGCTCTTCCTGTATTTTCACT
Coding sequences within it:
- the LOC126752293 gene encoding gustatory and pheromone receptor 33a, which codes for MNLLLQIFSLLFGLVPFNRTELDSNIIVDYSIVLVMPVFYLFCYYYVNFHEQSLFKVDECNSICNFSGKLLMHLGCFLYLSIYFLTLLRQKKFYIEFGKRLYEIDELSEKCIQLVGNRNKLFVAKTKRLFYLTWIILLATFAFAIFYDVSHIFDYYGPYCFLTNMVFTFPYVAGSIVQGMFASYVSVISERFSTLNVLFEKINHESEKKNSPIAVMDIESDTRKDSSRGPAIISELSKRKTAGLQQKNAKSDDLSNNDSDFAEEDDSADDAYSFGEYDETRSSDGKTSETNLPNLFKLHDKILSLSVLVNSEFGAQCVPYMAACFVITIFGIFLETKVMFIVGGKNELMDYVIYLYVIWSFTTMMVAYFVLRLCCNTNAHSKQSAMIVHEIMQKKPAFMLGNDIYYNKMKAFTLQFLHWEGYFQFNGIGLFALDYTFIFSTVSAATSYLIVLLQFDMTSILKIEGLTPRVLTPVANVQADNA